Proteins from one Romboutsia sp. CE17 genomic window:
- the feoB gene encoding ferrous iron transport protein B: MSYTIALGGNPNCGKTTLFNELTGSKQHVGNWPGVTVEKKEGKYKKNKDINIVDLPGIYSLSPYTAEEIVARNYIIDEKPDVLINIIDATNIERNMYLTLQMLETSIPTVIALNMMDEAESRGMKINTEKLSKNLGVKVVPIVARSGKGINELMNAAIEVANFKSEQSQENEISGTVESDGVVSLNLGLNVFSEKIEDYISSIYSKLNEDNDNNAWRAIKLLEEDEIVKQSLTVKESIEINEIIEKANTEFNDDIEAEIADQRYKFISKLVNKTVSKGNSKSKQRQETTSDKIDKILTNRILAIPIFLAVMYLLFSITFSEGAIGIGVYLQGIVTEFWDGPLTGAIISTIESLGAADWAVSLVGDGILAGLGGVVSFLPQILVLFLLMSVLEDSGYMARVAFVMDKLFRKFGLSGKSFIPLLMGFGCSVPALMASRTLENDKDRKITMMITPFMSCGAKLPIYLMFAATLFAGSNQTNIIYFIYMLGLVVAVLSALILSKFVLKGEASNFIMELPQYRIPTLKSVLIHGLEKVKGFAIKAGTIILASTILIWLLSSFNFSGMCEMEDSILASIGRSIQWIFAPLGFGDWKASVGVITGWIAKENIVSTFGVLFGASEAITEAAMEGSAAIPGVATVFTQSAAISYMIFNLLCMPCFAAVGAIRREMGSWKWTGITVGFQMLVAWVVSFIVYMVCNMIL; this comes from the coding sequence CCGAACTGTGGAAAAACAACCCTATTTAATGAGTTAACAGGATCAAAACAACATGTAGGTAACTGGCCAGGAGTTACTGTTGAGAAAAAAGAAGGTAAATATAAAAAGAATAAAGATATAAATATAGTGGATTTACCAGGAATTTATTCATTATCTCCATATACTGCGGAGGAAATAGTAGCTAGGAATTATATTATTGATGAAAAGCCAGATGTACTTATAAATATAATTGATGCAACAAATATTGAAAGAAATATGTATCTTACACTTCAAATGCTTGAAACTAGTATTCCAACAGTAATAGCTCTTAATATGATGGATGAGGCAGAGAGCAGAGGAATGAAGATAAATACAGAAAAGCTGTCTAAGAACTTAGGAGTTAAGGTAGTTCCTATAGTTGCTAGAAGTGGTAAAGGCATAAATGAGCTTATGAATGCAGCTATAGAAGTTGCAAACTTTAAATCTGAACAATCACAAGAAAATGAAATATCTGGAACAGTTGAATCAGATGGAGTAGTCAGCTTAAACTTAGGTCTAAATGTATTTTCTGAAAAAATAGAAGATTATATTAGTAGCATATATTCTAAATTAAATGAAGATAATGATAACAATGCATGGAGAGCAATAAAGCTTTTAGAAGAAGATGAAATAGTAAAACAGTCTTTAACTGTTAAGGAATCTATTGAAATAAATGAAATTATAGAAAAAGCAAATACTGAATTTAACGATGATATAGAAGCAGAAATAGCAGATCAGAGATATAAATTTATATCAAAATTAGTAAATAAAACAGTGTCTAAAGGAAATTCAAAATCAAAACAAAGACAAGAAACAACTTCAGATAAAATAGACAAAATACTAACTAATAGAATATTAGCAATACCAATATTCTTAGCAGTAATGTACTTATTATTCTCAATAACTTTTTCAGAAGGTGCTATTGGTATAGGGGTATACTTACAAGGTATAGTAACAGAGTTTTGGGATGGACCATTAACTGGAGCTATAATATCGACAATTGAAAGCTTAGGGGCAGCAGATTGGGCTGTATCTCTTGTTGGTGATGGAATATTAGCAGGTTTAGGTGGGGTAGTGTCATTCTTACCTCAAATATTAGTATTATTCTTACTTATGTCTGTTCTTGAAGATAGTGGATATATGGCGAGAGTTGCCTTCGTAATGGATAAATTATTTAGAAAATTTGGTTTATCAGGAAAATCTTTCATACCACTACTAATGGGATTTGGTTGTTCTGTACCAGCACTTATGGCATCTAGAACTTTAGAAAATGACAAAGACCGTAAGATAACTATGATGATAACACCATTTATGTCTTGTGGTGCTAAGTTACCAATTTACCTAATGTTTGCAGCAACTTTATTTGCTGGAAGTAATCAAACTAATATAATTTACTTCATTTATATGTTAGGTTTAGTAGTGGCAGTTTTATCTGCACTTATTTTAAGTAAATTTGTATTAAAGGGAGAAGCTTCAAACTTTATAATGGAACTTCCTCAATATAGAATACCTACTTTAAAAAGTGTATTAATACATGGATTAGAAAAAGTTAAAGGCTTTGCAATAAAAGCAGGAACTATAATTTTAGCATCTACAATACTTATATGGCTATTATCTAGCTTCAATTTCTCAGGAATGTGTGAAATGGAAGATAGTATACTTGCAAGTATTGGTAGAAGTATTCAGTGGATATTTGCACCACTAGGATTTGGAGACTGGAAAGCTTCAGTTGGTGTTATAACTGGATGGATAGCAAAAGAAAATATAGTATCTACATTTGGTGTATTATTTGGAGCAAGTGAAGCTATAACAGAAGCAGCTATGGAAGGAAGTGCGGCAATACCAGGAGTAGCTACAGTATTTACTCAAAGTGCAGCAATTTCTTATATGATATTTAACTTATTATGTATGCCATGCTTTGCAGCAGTAGGTGCAATAAGAAGAGAAATGGGATCTTGGAAATGGACTGGAATTACAGTAGGATTCCAAATGTTAGTAGCATGGGTAGTATCATTTATTGTTTATATGGTATGCAATATGATTTTATAA